One Oncorhynchus kisutch isolate 150728-3 linkage group LG11, Okis_V2, whole genome shotgun sequence genomic region harbors:
- the sprn gene encoding shadow of prion protein, translating into MSLFSTWSMSLDRRLVMEQRLVATCWLCLLLFALLCEPVLSKGGRGGGRGSSRGSSRSSGRFRIRTHSTKAWFKTMPGRSSPVRVASAAAAGAAVALTADRLYRSAYRCSHVNSDYDGEDYNRTVCYMTRVSGSNLNQPSLSYISVIIVASVFPRYVHVLENIL; encoded by the coding sequence ATAGGCGTCTGGTGATGGAGCAGCGGCTGGTGGCTACGTGCTGGTTGTGTCTCCTGCTCTTTGCCTTGCTGTGTGAGCCTGTCCTGTCCAAGGGCGGCCGCGGGGGGGGCAGGGGTTCATCTCGGGGCTCGTCTCGTAGCAGTGGCCGTTTCCGAATCAGAACCCATTCAACAAAGGCCTGGTTCAAGACCATGCCTGGGCGCTCATCCCCAGTGCGTGTTGCTAGCGCGGCGGCTGCTGGTGCAGCAGTTGCATTAACAGCTGATAGGTTGTACCGCTCAGCCTACCGGTGCAGTCATGTCAACTCGGATTATGATGGGGAGGATTACAACAGGACCGTTTGCTACATGACCAGAGTGTCAGGATCCAATCTGAACCAACCGTCACTCTCATACATCTCTGTCATCATCGTCGCTTCTGTATTCCCCAGATATGTTCACGTATTAGAGAATATACTTTAG
- the znf511 gene encoding zinc finger protein 511 isoform X3 yields MLQPELIQLLTASDLVDLRIDAIPKLQVGFRPGCFFSSSGSQDGEAKLTFIPQQILLNKDHELFEDGDIHRHLYLQNLSTCPAYDSPTARQCEFRCYISGCSQVFSTVEDYEHHYNTLHRHVCSSCQRSLPSARLLDIHIQEWHDSLFSILAERQDMYQCLVEGCGSKFRTRDQRKDHMIKIHKYPSDFMFDKVKRIKNIKIAKKNMLQKGTSMEVSMSVSEPEGVCEVLSDQPEEEEYMEINHSLEPAHHKPTETTAQQRETFLQGS; encoded by the exons ATGCTGCAGCCTGAATTGATACAGCTTTTGACAGCGAGTGATTTGGTTGATTTACGAATCGACGCAATTCCTAAATTGCAGGTGGGCTTTAGACCGGGGTGTTTCTTCAGTTCGTCGGGATCACAGGACGGGGAGGCGAAGTTAACGTTCATTCCACAACAAATACTGCTCAACAAGGACCACGAGTTGTTTGAG gatggGGACATACATAGACACCTGTACCTCCAGAACCTCTCTACCTGCCCAGCTTATGACTCACCTACAGCCAG gcAGTGTGAGTTCAGGTGTTATATATCTGGCTGTAGCCAGGTGTTCAGTACTGTGGAGGACTATGAGCATCACTATAACACGCTCCACAGACACGTGTGTTCTTCCTGCCAGAGGTCGCTGCCCTCCGCTCGCCTGCTCGACATCCACATCCAGGAGTGGCATGACTCGCTCTTCAGCATTCTGGCTGAAAGGCAGGACATG TACCAGTGTCTAGTGGAGGGGTGTGGTTCGAAGTTCAGAACCAGAGATCAGAGGAAAGACCATATGATCAAGATCCATAAGTACCCCTCTGACTTCATGTTCGACAAGGTGAAGAGGATCAAGAATATCAAAAT AGCGAAGAAGAATATGCTGCAGAAAGGCACAAGTATGGAGGTGTCCATGAGTGTGAGTGAacctgagggtgtgtgtgaggtgttgTCTGACCAACCAGAGGAAGAGGAATATATGGAGATAAATCACTCTCTCGAACCAG CCCACCACAAACCAACAGAGACCAcagcacaacagagagagacattcctACAG GGTTCCTAG
- the LOC109876116 gene encoding uncharacterized protein LOC109876116 isoform X2: MLNILTQEESERESGETGPCMEYLLHHKILETIYTLGKADCPPGMKQQVLSFYTKLLGCIRQPLLPHINVHRPVLIIQPTIRGDQWTKGWTMGRTEKTHGSHKKLPLIDGGSGRYHSAHLMKVHMDQIQTLKTEIESLKADQQKDKHYLRAEIRGTADALVQSQAVLAECHSSLTESQAALAESQAENDALKRARKEMESQSIPGTPVSSGTPPPTGTVNICGNICDISIFLLTTELDQLLTRHSEGCPDRYAVLLFQRCLTEERYHEWTQNTNCKCGSGCSSLKLSPEVSVRD; encoded by the exons ATGCTGAACATCCTGACGCaggaggagtcagagagagagtctggagagacTGGGCCATGCATGGAGTACCTGCTGCACCACAAGATCCTAGAGACCATCTACACCCTGGGAAAGGCAGAT TGTCCTCCGGGAATGAAGCAACAGGTCCTGAGTTTCTACACCAAGCTGCTAGGATGCATTCGCCAGCCTCTTCTGCCCCACATCAATGTCCATAGACCTGTACTG ATCATACAACCAACCATCCGTGGAGATCAGTGGACAAAGGGCTGGACAATGGGCCGCACCGAAAAAACGCATGGTTCCCATAAAAAGCT GCCACTAATCGATGGTGGCTCAGGGCGGTACCATTCTGCTCATCTGATGAAGGTGCACATGGATCAGATTCAAACTTTGAAGACCGAGATCGAGTCATTgaaggcagaccagcagaaagaTAAACATTATCTGAGGGCAGAGATACGAGGGACAGCTGATGCATTGGTCCAGAGCCAGGCAGTATTGGCAGAGTGTCACTCGTCATTGACAGAGAGTCAGGCGGCATTGGCGGAGAGTCAGGCGGAGAATGACGCGTTGAAGAGGGCGAGGAAGGAGATGGAGTCACAATCCATACCAGgcacacctgtgagctctggaactccacctcctacaggcacagtcaacatatGTGGCAACATATGTGACATTTCCATTTTCCTTCTGACAACAGAACTGGACCAACTGCTCACCAGGCACAGCGAGGGCTGTCCGGATCGTTACGCTGTTCTGCTATTCCAAAGATGTTTAACCGAAGAGAGATACCACGAGTGGACACAGAATACGAACTGCAAATGTGGCTCTGGGTGTTCGTCATTAAAACTGTCTCCAGAAGTTTCTGTCCGTGACTGA
- the znf511 gene encoding zinc finger protein 511 isoform X2 — protein sequence MLQPELIQLLTASDLVDLRIDAIPKLQVGFRPGCFFSSSGSQDGEAKLTFIPQQILLNKDHELFEDGDIHRHLYLQNLSTCPAYDSPTARQCEFRCYISGCSQVFSTVEDYEHHYNTLHRHVCSSCQRSLPSARLLDIHIQEWHDSLFSILAERQDMYQCLVEGCGSKFRTRDQRKDHMIKIHKYPSDFMFDKVKRIKNIKIAKKNMLQKGTSMEVSMSVSEPEGVCEVLSDQPEEEEYMEINHSLEPGILDPPSNPINTVELSTDHDTAPILSVTIQPTTNQQRPQHNRERHSYRVPRTVCFGQGSVQGFRGHGRRI from the exons ATGCTGCAGCCTGAATTGATACAGCTTTTGACAGCGAGTGATTTGGTTGATTTACGAATCGACGCAATTCCTAAATTGCAGGTGGGCTTTAGACCGGGGTGTTTCTTCAGTTCGTCGGGATCACAGGACGGGGAGGCGAAGTTAACGTTCATTCCACAACAAATACTGCTCAACAAGGACCACGAGTTGTTTGAG gatggGGACATACATAGACACCTGTACCTCCAGAACCTCTCTACCTGCCCAGCTTATGACTCACCTACAGCCAG gcAGTGTGAGTTCAGGTGTTATATATCTGGCTGTAGCCAGGTGTTCAGTACTGTGGAGGACTATGAGCATCACTATAACACGCTCCACAGACACGTGTGTTCTTCCTGCCAGAGGTCGCTGCCCTCCGCTCGCCTGCTCGACATCCACATCCAGGAGTGGCATGACTCGCTCTTCAGCATTCTGGCTGAAAGGCAGGACATG TACCAGTGTCTAGTGGAGGGGTGTGGTTCGAAGTTCAGAACCAGAGATCAGAGGAAAGACCATATGATCAAGATCCATAAGTACCCCTCTGACTTCATGTTCGACAAGGTGAAGAGGATCAAGAATATCAAAAT AGCGAAGAAGAATATGCTGCAGAAAGGCACAAGTATGGAGGTGTCCATGAGTGTGAGTGAacctgagggtgtgtgtgaggtgttgTCTGACCAACCAGAGGAAGAGGAATATATGGAGATAAATCACTCTCTCGAACCAGGTATCCTGGACCCTCCCAGTAACCCAATTAACACAGTAGAGCTGTCCACAGATCATGATACTGCCCCAATCCTCTCTGTCACCATCCAGCCCACCACAAACCAACAGAGACCAcagcacaacagagagagacattcctACAG GGTTCCTAGGACGGTGTGTTTCGGCCAGGGTTCTGTCCAAGGGTTCAGAGGTCATGGCAGGAGGATTTAG
- the znf511 gene encoding zinc finger protein 511 isoform X1 has translation MLQPELIQLLTASDLVDLRIDAIPKLQVGFRPGCFFSSSGSQDGEAKLTFIPQQILLNKDHELFEDGDIHRHLYLQNLSTCPAYDSPTARQCEFRCYISGCSQVFSTVEDYEHHYNTLHRHVCSSCQRSLPSARLLDIHIQEWHDSLFSILAERQDMVANIHAHKRTCTHTHYVAHSGLDLDQSMHTVFHSLSPRPKYQCLVEGCGSKFRTRDQRKDHMIKIHKYPSDFMFDKVKRIKNIKIAKKNMLQKGTSMEVSMSVSEPEGVCEVLSDQPEEEEYMEINHSLEPGILDPPSNPINTVELSTDHDTAPILSVTIQPTTNQQRPQHNRERHSYRVPRTVCFGQGSVQGFRGHGRRI, from the exons ATGCTGCAGCCTGAATTGATACAGCTTTTGACAGCGAGTGATTTGGTTGATTTACGAATCGACGCAATTCCTAAATTGCAGGTGGGCTTTAGACCGGGGTGTTTCTTCAGTTCGTCGGGATCACAGGACGGGGAGGCGAAGTTAACGTTCATTCCACAACAAATACTGCTCAACAAGGACCACGAGTTGTTTGAG gatggGGACATACATAGACACCTGTACCTCCAGAACCTCTCTACCTGCCCAGCTTATGACTCACCTACAGCCAG gcAGTGTGAGTTCAGGTGTTATATATCTGGCTGTAGCCAGGTGTTCAGTACTGTGGAGGACTATGAGCATCACTATAACACGCTCCACAGACACGTGTGTTCTTCCTGCCAGAGGTCGCTGCCCTCCGCTCGCCTGCTCGACATCCACATCCAGGAGTGGCATGACTCGCTCTTCAGCATTCTGGCTGAAAGGCAGGACATGGTAGCTAACATACATGCACACaaacgcacgtgcacacacactcactatgtTGCTCACTCTGGCCTGGACTTGGACCAGTCTATGCACActgtttttcactctctctcccctcgcccaAAGTACCAGTGTCTAGTGGAGGGGTGTGGTTCGAAGTTCAGAACCAGAGATCAGAGGAAAGACCATATGATCAAGATCCATAAGTACCCCTCTGACTTCATGTTCGACAAGGTGAAGAGGATCAAGAATATCAAAAT AGCGAAGAAGAATATGCTGCAGAAAGGCACAAGTATGGAGGTGTCCATGAGTGTGAGTGAacctgagggtgtgtgtgaggtgttgTCTGACCAACCAGAGGAAGAGGAATATATGGAGATAAATCACTCTCTCGAACCAGGTATCCTGGACCCTCCCAGTAACCCAATTAACACAGTAGAGCTGTCCACAGATCATGATACTGCCCCAATCCTCTCTGTCACCATCCAGCCCACCACAAACCAACAGAGACCAcagcacaacagagagagacattcctACAG GGTTCCTAGGACGGTGTGTTTCGGCCAGGGTTCTGTCCAAGGGTTCAGAGGTCATGGCAGGAGGATTTAG
- the LOC109876116 gene encoding uncharacterized protein LOC109876116 isoform X1 — protein MLNILTQEESERESGETGPCMEYLLHHKILETIYTLGKADQCPPGMKQQVLSFYTKLLGCIRQPLLPHINVHRPVLIIQPTIRGDQWTKGWTMGRTEKTHGSHKKLPLIDGGSGRYHSAHLMKVHMDQIQTLKTEIESLKADQQKDKHYLRAEIRGTADALVQSQAVLAECHSSLTESQAALAESQAENDALKRARKEMESQSIPGTPVSSGTPPPTGTVNICGNICDISIFLLTTELDQLLTRHSEGCPDRYAVLLFQRCLTEERYHEWTQNTNCKCGSGCSSLKLSPEVSVRD, from the exons ATGCTGAACATCCTGACGCaggaggagtcagagagagagtctggagagacTGGGCCATGCATGGAGTACCTGCTGCACCACAAGATCCTAGAGACCATCTACACCCTGGGAAAGGCAGAT CAGTGTCCTCCGGGAATGAAGCAACAGGTCCTGAGTTTCTACACCAAGCTGCTAGGATGCATTCGCCAGCCTCTTCTGCCCCACATCAATGTCCATAGACCTGTACTG ATCATACAACCAACCATCCGTGGAGATCAGTGGACAAAGGGCTGGACAATGGGCCGCACCGAAAAAACGCATGGTTCCCATAAAAAGCT GCCACTAATCGATGGTGGCTCAGGGCGGTACCATTCTGCTCATCTGATGAAGGTGCACATGGATCAGATTCAAACTTTGAAGACCGAGATCGAGTCATTgaaggcagaccagcagaaagaTAAACATTATCTGAGGGCAGAGATACGAGGGACAGCTGATGCATTGGTCCAGAGCCAGGCAGTATTGGCAGAGTGTCACTCGTCATTGACAGAGAGTCAGGCGGCATTGGCGGAGAGTCAGGCGGAGAATGACGCGTTGAAGAGGGCGAGGAAGGAGATGGAGTCACAATCCATACCAGgcacacctgtgagctctggaactccacctcctacaggcacagtcaacatatGTGGCAACATATGTGACATTTCCATTTTCCTTCTGACAACAGAACTGGACCAACTGCTCACCAGGCACAGCGAGGGCTGTCCGGATCGTTACGCTGTTCTGCTATTCCAAAGATGTTTAACCGAAGAGAGATACCACGAGTGGACACAGAATACGAACTGCAAATGTGGCTCTGGGTGTTCGTCATTAAAACTGTCTCCAGAAGTTTCTGTCCGTGACTGA